A genomic stretch from Amycolatopsis sp. 195334CR includes:
- a CDS encoding MFS transporter: MPRRFATSLDRSFWKLFAASATATCADGIVKVSLPLLAASLTSDPVLISGLTAFAFLPWLLFGLPGGALVDRVDRRRAMAVVNAVRAALLGVLVVLLATGAGSVLVLYAAAFALGVCQVVYDSADRAILPQVVGRAGLDEANSWLTVEETVGKDFVGPPVGAALFGWFRAAPFLAPVLGFVVAAVLVLAIPGRFRAERAEPTTLRADVREGLRWLWRHPVLRPLTIYSGLIAALMSMGTSLTVLYALDSLALSPSLYGLLFVAMGIGGLAGSAVVGPLTRRLGRPKAITLAVSIAPVMSVLLGTVTDRWAAGAWFFGVALGVTMWNVLSMSLRQAMIPAELLGRVLGAYRVALWGGIPLGAVLGGALAGATGVPAVFAVSGLAQFVLVVLIHRLVHRHRRLIEDSYA, from the coding sequence TTGCCCCGGCGTTTCGCCACATCGCTCGATCGTTCGTTCTGGAAGTTGTTCGCCGCTTCGGCCACGGCCACCTGCGCCGACGGCATCGTCAAGGTCTCGCTGCCCCTGCTCGCCGCTTCGCTGACCAGTGATCCGGTGCTCATCTCCGGGCTCACCGCGTTCGCGTTCCTGCCGTGGCTGCTGTTCGGCCTGCCCGGCGGCGCGCTGGTGGACCGGGTGGACCGGCGGCGGGCCATGGCGGTGGTCAACGCCGTCCGGGCCGCGCTGCTCGGCGTGCTCGTGGTGCTGCTCGCCACCGGGGCGGGCAGCGTCCTCGTGCTCTACGCCGCCGCGTTCGCGCTCGGCGTCTGCCAGGTGGTCTACGACTCCGCCGATCGCGCGATCCTGCCCCAGGTGGTCGGCCGTGCCGGGCTGGACGAGGCCAACAGCTGGCTGACCGTCGAGGAGACCGTCGGGAAGGACTTCGTCGGACCGCCGGTGGGCGCGGCGTTGTTCGGCTGGTTCCGCGCGGCCCCGTTCCTCGCCCCGGTGCTCGGTTTTGTCGTGGCCGCCGTGCTGGTGCTGGCCATTCCCGGGCGGTTCCGGGCCGAACGCGCCGAGCCGACGACCCTGCGCGCGGACGTCCGCGAGGGCCTGCGCTGGCTGTGGCGCCACCCGGTGCTGCGCCCCCTGACCATCTACAGTGGACTGATCGCCGCGCTGATGTCGATGGGCACCTCGCTCACCGTGTTGTACGCGCTGGACTCCCTGGCGCTGAGCCCGTCGTTGTACGGCTTGTTGTTCGTCGCCATGGGGATCGGCGGGCTGGCCGGATCCGCGGTGGTGGGGCCGCTGACCCGGCGCCTCGGCCGGCCGAAGGCGATCACGCTCGCGGTGTCGATCGCGCCGGTGATGTCGGTGCTGCTCGGTACGGTCACGGACCGCTGGGCGGCGGGAGCGTGGTTCTTCGGCGTCGCGCTCGGCGTGACGATGTGGAACGTGCTGTCGATGTCGTTGCGGCAGGCCATGATCCCCGCCGAACTGCTCGGCAGGGTGCTCGGTGCGTACCGCGTGGCGTTGTGGGGCGGCATCCCGCTGGGCGCGGTGCTCGGTGGTGCGCTGGCCGGGGCGACCGGCGTGCCCGCCGTGTTCGCGGTTTCGGGCCTAGCCCAGTTTGTCCTCGTGGTGCTGATCCACCGGCTGGTCCACCGGCACCGGCGGCTGATCGAAGATTCCTACGCCTGA
- a CDS encoding RNA polymerase sigma-70 factor — translation MSATEVFLAHRNLLFTVAYELLGSAADAEDVLQETWLRWAEVDLDHVRNQRAYLVRIATRQALLRLRTLGRRKESYVGPWLPEPLLTAPDVAEDVELADSVSMAMLLVLETLAPTERAVFVLREVFDLPYGEIADAVGKNQAAVRQIAHRARAHVAARRPHGVVSPAESRDALAAFQRAVETGDLQRLLDVLAPEVVLLTDGGGVAQAALVPITGAGRVAEVLGRLTGTASLRPAQVNGHPALTVHLRQELDTVIAVHLENGRITGLYAVRNPEKLSRMASETALSRQA, via the coding sequence ATGTCCGCCACCGAGGTTTTCCTCGCCCATCGCAACCTGCTCTTCACCGTCGCCTACGAGCTGCTCGGCTCGGCGGCGGACGCCGAGGACGTGCTCCAGGAAACCTGGCTGCGCTGGGCCGAAGTCGATCTCGACCACGTGCGGAACCAGCGTGCCTACCTGGTCCGGATCGCCACCCGCCAGGCGTTGCTCCGGTTGCGCACGCTCGGCAGGCGCAAGGAGTCCTACGTCGGGCCGTGGCTGCCCGAGCCCCTGCTCACCGCGCCGGACGTGGCCGAGGACGTCGAACTCGCCGACAGCGTCTCGATGGCGATGCTGCTGGTGCTCGAAACGCTGGCACCGACCGAGCGCGCGGTCTTCGTGCTGCGCGAGGTGTTCGACCTGCCGTACGGCGAAATCGCCGACGCCGTCGGCAAGAACCAGGCCGCGGTGCGCCAGATCGCGCACCGGGCCCGGGCGCACGTCGCCGCGAGGCGGCCGCACGGCGTGGTCTCCCCCGCCGAAAGCCGGGACGCGCTCGCGGCCTTCCAGCGCGCGGTGGAAACCGGTGACCTCCAGCGCCTGCTCGACGTGCTCGCCCCCGAGGTCGTGCTCCTGACCGACGGGGGCGGCGTCGCGCAGGCCGCGCTGGTGCCGATCACCGGGGCCGGCCGGGTGGCCGAGGTCCTGGGCAGGCTGACCGGGACCGCGTCGCTGCGCCCGGCCCAGGTGAACGGCCACCCCGCGCTGACCGTCCACTTGAGACAGGAACTCGACACGGTCATCGCCGTGCACCTGGAAAACGGCCGCATCACCGGGCTTTACGCCGTCCGCAACCCGGAGAAGCTGTCGCGCATGGCCAGCGAAACCGCGCTGAGTCGTCAGGCGTAG
- a CDS encoding carboxymuconolactone decarboxylase family protein, with amino-acid sequence MEARFDLNANEIGAKFAKRFFTASLVLAQALPKAVQELVSLRVSQINGCGWCTDVHTKEAAAAGESAARINLVAAWREAGVFTEAERAAFALAEEGTRLADAHQGVSDDTWALVREHYDDNEVAALVSLVAQINAANRLGVILRQAGGAYQPGLFG; translated from the coding sequence ATGGAAGCCCGGTTCGACCTGAACGCCAACGAGATCGGTGCCAAGTTCGCCAAGCGGTTCTTCACCGCCAGCCTGGTGCTCGCGCAGGCGCTGCCCAAGGCGGTGCAGGAGCTGGTGTCGTTGCGCGTCAGCCAGATCAACGGCTGCGGCTGGTGCACCGACGTGCACACCAAGGAAGCCGCGGCGGCGGGGGAAAGCGCGGCGCGGATCAACCTGGTGGCCGCCTGGCGGGAAGCGGGCGTGTTCACCGAGGCCGAGCGCGCCGCGTTCGCGCTGGCCGAGGAAGGCACCCGCCTTGCCGACGCCCACCAGGGCGTCTCCGACGACACCTGGGCGCTGGTGCGCGAGCACTACGACGACAACGAGGTCGCCGCGCTGGTTTCGCTGGTCGCCCAGATCAACGCGGCGAACCGGCTCGGCGTGATCCTGCGCCAGGCGGGCGGTGCGTACCAGCCCGGCCTGTTCGGCTGA
- a CDS encoding transcriptional regulator translates to MSTGGLDPVVHPIARLSICALLASGADWLDFAAVRDSTGLSDSALSKHSRALEDAGYLEVRKGAVGRRPRTWFRLTPAGLRRYTAHVAALRALTT, encoded by the coding sequence GTGAGCACCGGGGGACTGGACCCGGTGGTGCACCCGATCGCGCGGTTGTCGATCTGCGCCCTGCTCGCGAGCGGCGCGGACTGGCTGGACTTCGCCGCGGTCCGCGATTCGACCGGGCTCAGCGATTCCGCGTTGTCGAAGCATTCGCGCGCGCTGGAAGACGCCGGCTACCTGGAAGTGCGCAAGGGTGCGGTGGGACGACGACCGCGCACGTGGTTCCGGCTCACCCCGGCCGGTCTGCGCCGGTACACCGCGCACGTGGCCGCGCTGCGCGCCCTCACCACCTGA